The DNA segment CACGAGCGCGGTGCTCGCGGAGCTCGGGCTCGGGGCGAGCGAGCTCCGCGCGCTGCGCGAAGCGGGCGTGATCGGCGGCGCCTAACAACGGGGCTGCGCGCGGCTTGCGCGGGGGTTGCGGGCGCTCGCATTCGAGGAGCACGAGGCTCCGCCAGCCGCGGGGAGGCGTAGCCTCGCTCCCACCCGGAGCTCCGCGTGACGCGCTATCGCTCTCGCCCCTCGCTCGCGCTTCTGCTCGCACTCGCGTGTGCGGGAGCGGCGCACGCGCGCGCGAAGCTGCCCGCACAGCTCGAGCAGGACGCGCTCGCCGCGGGTCGCGTGCGCGTGATCGTGCAGCTCGCGCCGGCGGCGGCGCGCTGGCAGCGGCGCGCGCGCCAGGACGCCGCGCTCGCGCGCACGGCGGCACGCGCGAGCGACGTGCGCCGCTACACGCACTTCGACGCCGTCGCGCTCGAGGCGAGCGCCGCAGAGCTGCGCGCGCTGGCGGCTGCGCCCGAGGTGATCTCGCTGACGAGCGACGCCGCCCTCGCGGCTCCGACGCTCGACAGCACCGCGCCCGTGATCGGCGCGACCGCTGTGGTCGACGCAGGCTTCGCGGGCACGGGTGCGGCGATTGCGATCCTCGACACGGGCGTGGATCGCACGCACCCGTTCTTCGCAGGCCGCATCGTCGCGGAGGCGTGCTTCTCGGCGAACGGCGACTGCCCGAACGGGCAGACCACTCAGATCGGGCCAGGCGCCGGTGACGAGTGCGGCTTTGCGGGCAGCTGCTTTCACGGCACGCACGTGGCGGGCATCGCCGCCGGTGAGCACGCGATTTATCAGGGCGTCGCGCCCGGCGCGCAGCTCGTCTCGATCCGCATCTTCTCGCGCTTCACGGGCACCGACTGCGCGGGCACCGGCTACGACCCGTGCGCGCTGGCGTGGCCGAGCGACATCCTCGTCGGCCTCGATCACGTGCTCACGCTGCGCGCTTCGCTGCCGCTCGTCGCGGCGAACATGAGCTTCGGCAGCGGGCGCTTCACGTCGCGATCGAGCTGTGAGTCCGCGAACCCCGCGACCAAGGCCGCGCTGCTCGCGCTCGCCGCCGCGGGCGTCGCGCCCGTCGCGGCGTCCGGCAACGACAGCTTCACGGCCGCACTGAACGCGCCCGCGTGCATCGACGCCGCGATCGCCGTCGGCGCGACGCACGACGACGATGCGATCTGGGCGAAGTCCAACGCGAGAGCGCAGCTCGACTTCCTCGCGCCGGGCGTGACCGTGCGCTCCGCCGCGCCCGGCGGTGGCCAGAGCTACTCGACAGGGACTTCGATGGCGACGCCTCAGGTCTCGGGCGCGCTCGCCGTGCTGCGGCAGGCAGCGCCGAACGCGCCGCTCGCGACACTCGTCTCGGCCCTGCAGAGCACGGGGCGTCCGCTCGTCGACACGCGGGCTGGCGCAAACAACCTCGTGCGCCCGCGCATCCAGGTCGACGCGGCGGTGAAGAGCCTCGCGCCGGCCGCTTGCTACGACGCGCTCGACAACGACGCGGACGGCCGTGCGGACTATCCCGCCGACCTCGGCTGTGCGAACGGCCTCGACGCCTCCGAGGAGTACGCCGCGACCGGCTGCGGCATCGGCCCCGAGCTCGCGCTCGCGCTGCCGCTCCTCGCCGCGCTGCGACGCAGACGGCGCTGACCCTCGCGACGCGGAACCCGCGGCGGCGAGCGGGGTTCCCAGCGCGTGGAGGAATCGCCATGCGCAACCGCATCGCCGCGTCGTTCGCCTTCGCCCTGCTCGCCGCCGCGAGTGCATCCGCCGATCCGCATCACCCGGGTCGCGATCGAGAGGGCCTCTTCTTCGAGCGCTTCATCCCCACGCAAGGCCGCCTCGGCGTGCAGCTGCAGGACATGACGCCCGAGCTGCGCGAGTTCATGCGCGCGCCCGAGGATCGCGGCGTGCTCGTGGTGCGCGTGACCGAGGACAGCGCGGCGGAGAAGGCCGGCGTGCGCGTGGGAGACGTGATCGTCGCGATCGGAGGCGAGCCGGTGCGCGCGACGCGCGACGTGATCCGGCAGGTGATGGGCGCGGAGAAGGACAGCGAGCTGGCGCTCGAGGTCGTGCGCGAGGGCAAGCCCGCGAAGCTCGCGGCGACGCTCAGCGGCGAGCCGCTCGTACCGCCGCGCGCGATGGGCTGGATGGAGCGCGATCTCCCCGAGCTGCGCGAGCGCCTCGAACAGCGCATGGGCGAGCTCGAGCGGCGGCTCGAAGAGCTCGAGCAGCGGCTGAAGGCCGGCGCGGCAGACGACGAGCTCGACACGTAGGCGGAGCGACATCGCGGCGCCGCTCCTGGGGTCTGACGCAAGCGCGACACCGTGAGCGCGCTGCGCAGCTCGCTGTGCTTTCATCGCGTGGGGAGCACGCGCATGGGAAAGCAGCACGCTGCAGTCGTCGGCATCGCCGAGTGGAAGCCGGAGCGCGTGTGGTCGCGCCCGATGTTCTCGCTCGAGGCGTGCGCGGAGCTCGCGGCGCTCGCGCTCGCCGATGCGGGCATCGAGAAGCGCGAGGTGGACGGTCTGTGCCTCGGCGCGATCTACGAGTCGCCGCTGTTCGGGCCGAGCGCGGCGGCGGAGTATCTCGGGGTGCGCGCGAACTTCGCGGAGGTGGTGGACCTCGGCGGCGCGACGCCGGCGGGCATGCTGTGGCGCGCGGCGGCCGCGATCGAAGTGGGCGCGTGCGAGACGGTGCTCGTGATCTGCCCGAGCGTGATGCCGCCGCGACCCGATGGAGCCGCGCGCGGCAAGATGGATTTTCCCATCTACCTCGGCGGCGACGCGTGGGGCTCACCGCAGGGTGCGTTCGAGATTCCCGCGGGCCTCGTCGCGGCGGTGCCGAGCTACGCGATGGTCGCGCAGCGCTACATGGCGCGTTACGGCCTGCGCGAGGAGACGCTCGCGAAGATCGCGGCCGACGAGCGTTACAACGCGCAGTTCAACCCCGACGCGATGTTCTACGGCAAGCCGATCACGGTGGAAGACGTGATGCAGTCGCGGATGATCTGTGATCCGCTGAAGCTGCTCGAGATCGTGATGCCGTGCTTCGGCGGCGGCGCGCTCGTCCTGACGACTGCCGAGCGAGCGAAGCGCACGAAACACCGGCCGGTGTTCGTCGCCGGATTCGGCGAGCACCTCACGCACAAGTCGATCACCTACGCGCCCGACCTGCTCGACAACCCGATTCACGTCGCGGCCGAGCGCGCGTTCCGCATGGCGGGCGTGGCGCGCAGCGCGGTCGACATCGTGCAGCCCTACGACTGCTTCACGATCACCGTGCTCGTGACGCTCGAGAACGCGGGCTTCTGCGGCAAGGGCGAAGGCGAACGCTTCGTGACGGAGCGCTCGCTGCGCTGGGACGGCGACTTCCCGCTCAACACACACGGCGGTCAGCTCGGCTGCGGTCAGCCCGGCATGGCCGGCGGCCTCGGCCACCTCACCGAATCCGTGCGCCAAGTGCAGGGCCGCGCCGGCGCGCGCCAGCTCAAGAAGTGCGACGTCGCGTACGCGAACGGCACCGGCGGCATGATGGCCGAGCAAGTCGCGCTGATCTTCCAGGGAGCATGAGCGATGCCGACGCAACTCCTCGACGCCCGGCAAGCGGCCCAACGACGCGCAAGCGTCGCAGGCCGCGCGCAGCGAGGCGGGCTCCCTCCTACACAGCCAGTCAGCCGCAACCAAACAGCCGAGCGGAGCTCGTAAGAAATGGGAACGAGGCATGACGCGAGCGGTCGCCCGCTGCCGCTCGTCAATCCCACCACGCGCCCGCACTTCGATGCGGCGCGCGAGCGGCGCTTCGCGATGCAGCGCTGCCCGCGCGACGGCTTCTTCTTCTACCCGCGCAGCCACTGCCCCACGTGCCTCGGCACGGACTGGACGTGGCAGACCGCGAGCGGCCGCGGCTCGCTGCACTCGTTCACGATCGACCGCACCGGCATGGTGCCCGCGCTCGCGAAGCTCGCGCCATACGTCGTCGCGATCGTCGACCTCGACGAAGGTCCGCGCTGTGTCGCACGCCTCGTCGACTGCGACCTCGCGAAGGTGCGCGTGGGCATGCGACTCGAAGCGGCGTACGAGGACGTCGAGGGCGGGACGGTGGTGAACTTCCGGCCGGCGTGATGCCGCGCCTATGCCATCGCCTTCTGCGCCTCGAGGTCGCGACCCAGCGTGCGCGACGCGTACCAGTAGTGGATCGCGCTCCAGCCGGCGCCGACCGCGATCGTCGAGAGCAGCGCCCAGCGCACGGACTCGATGCCGTAGGCGGGCTTCAGCATGTCCGAGAGCCAGCCCACGAACTGCGGGCCGAGGCCGAGGCCAATCAGGTTGAGCACGAGCAGCATGATCGCGGCGGCTTGCGCGCGCATGCGCACCGGCACGATCGCCTGCGTCATCGCGAAGGTGGGGCCGAGGTAGAGGCCGCTCGCGACGGACGAGAAGAGCGAGATGAGCAGCGCGAGCTCGGGACTCGGCGCGAGGTAGACCGCGAACACGACCGGCACCGTGAGCACGCTGCCGATGCCCGGTACGAGCGGGTAGGAGCGCACGTCCCTCGCGCCGTAGCGGTCGCCGAGCCAGCCGCCGAGGTAGGTGCCGAGCACGCCGGTCGTTAGGCCGATCGCGGAGGCGTAGTAGCCGTACTGCAGCGGCTCCATCTGGTGGCTGCGCTCGAAGAAGACGGGGCTGAAGCTCGCGGCGCCATAGCCGTAGAACGCGTGCAGCGCGCCTGCGAATGCGAGGTGCCAGAACGACGGGAGCTGCGAGAGGAAGCGGAACACGACCGTCAGCGATTCTTGGGGTCCTTGCTTGCGCGCGCTCGCGCCGCCTTCCCAGTAGCCGCGCGTCGGCTCGGGCAGCGTGAGCAGCACGATCACCGAGAGCACGATCCCTGGGAGGCCGACGACGAGCAGCGCCTCCCGCCAGCCGGCGAACTCGCGGACGACGCTGCCGATCAGCACGCCGAGCGCGCCGCCGATCGGGATGCCGAAGGCGTAGGTCGCGAGGGCGCGCGCGCGGCGCGACGGCTCGTTCATGTCCGAGACGATCGAGTGCGCGGGCGGACTGCAGCCCGCTTCGCCGACGCCGACCATCACGCGCGCGATCGCGAGGCTGATGAAGCCCGTCGCAACCGCCTGAAGCGCCGTGAAGAGGCTCCAGAACGCGAGCGCCGCGGCGATGATGCGCTTGCGCGGCACACGATCGGCGACCCAGGCGATCGGCACGCCGAGGATCGCGTAGAAAATCCCGAACGCGGTGCCGCCGAAGAAGCCGAGCTGCGTGTCGGTGAGGTCGAACTCCTCGGAGATCGGCTGCAAGAGCACGTTCACGATGTTGCGATCGATGAACGCGAACGTGTAGACGACGATCAGCAGCGCCACGGAGTAGTTCGTGCGGGCGCGGGAGAACTCGGGCTGCGTCGGGATGGCGGGCGCGGGCGCAGTCATGGAGGGCGGACGGTCGACCAGCTCGGGCGAGCCGGTCAAGAGGGGCGGCGCGAATTCTGAAGGGCTCGGCGAGCGAGCCTAATCAGTGGCGCGAGCGTTCACGGTTGGCGCCGCCGGATCGCGACGCCGACGACGCTCGCGCCGAGCAGGAACAACGCGAGCGCCTCTGGCTCGGGGATTGCGGGGATGGATGCCTGAGCCGGCGGGCTCGCGAGCGCCGCGCTCGCCGAAGTGAACACCGCCAGCGCCGCCCACCCGAGCCACCGCATCGCCCGCTCCTGCCCCCGCGCGAACCCTACGCGCGCGCGCTCGGCAATCGATGAAGAACCCGTGAATGCCGCCGCTTCGAGGGCTCGCTTCCGCTGTGGCCTCATTCACACCCCGAGCTCCGCCGCTGTTGGAGTAGGCTCGTTTCGGGGCGCATTCGGAGGAACCGCAATGGGCGTTCACCACTTGGCGTTCGCGACCAAGGACGTCGAGGCCAACCACCGCTTCTACACGGAGGCGATGGGCTTCGAGCTGGTGAAGGTGGAAGTCGCGCAGATGGGCAAGGGCTGGGCGAAGCATCTCTTCTACTCGACGGGCTCTGCGCGAGACCAAATGATCGCGTTCTGGGACCTCCACGATCCGTCGCTCGGTGACTGGAGCGCCGACATCTCGCGCGGCCAGGGCTTGCCGCCCGGCGTGAACCACCTCGCCTTCTCCGCCGACGGCCTCGACGACCTCGCGCGCCGCAAGGAGCGCTGGCTGGCGCACGGCTGCGACGTGATGGAGATCGATCACGACTGGTGCGTGTCCGTGTACACGAACGACCCGAACGGGATCATGGTCGAGTTCTGCACCCTCGTGCGCGACTTCACCGCCGCCGATCGCGCCGAGGCTGAAGCGCTGCTGCGAGACCCGGCGCCGACACTGCGCCGCGACCCGAAGTCGATCCAGTTCGTTCGCGCGAAGGACTGGGCGGCCAAGCGCAGCGCGGCGTAGCGCGACGAACCGCGGGGGCACGCTCGAACCTGCGGTGCGGTTACGCCGGCGATGTCGCGATCAGCGCGGCGCGCTCGAGGCCCGCGTTGCGATGCGGGAGGCCCGCCTGGTAGTCGGCGGCCGTGAGCATGTCGAGCATGCCGCTGCGCTCGCGGTAGTGGACGAGCAGCAGCTCGTGCCACGGCCCGGCGAGCGCGTGGCCCGCATCGCCCACCGCGAGGCCGATCGGCTCGCCGAGGAACACGGGCCCGCGTCCGCGGCGCAGCACGAATGGCAGCGTGTTCGCGCCGTAGCGCGCGTAGGCCGCCTTGCCGCTCACGCTCGCGTCGCCACGCGCCTCTGCGGGATTCGCGTAGCTCGCGCGCTCGCGGTGGCGATTCAGATTGAGCATGACGAGCGGCGCACTCGGCTGCGCGGAGAGGAACGCCTCGAGCTCGCGATGCGGCGGCTCGATTGCGGCGTCGCCTTGCGGCGCGTCCGTGAGCGGTCGCTTCTGCGCGCCCTCGCCTCGCCCGCGGATGCGCGCCGCGAGCCGCATCGCCGCAAGCGCGAGCGCCGGCGCGCGGCGCGGTCGCACGACGAGCGTGACCGCCTCGGCGAGCGCGTCCTTCGCGTGCGGGTTCTCGAGGCGCAGCGACTCCGCGGCGAGCTCACGCGAAGGGAACTCGTCGATCGCGATGAAGTCGAAGCGCGACGCCGTTCCCACGAGCACCGCTTCGACGCGCCCGAAGTACGCGCGCGCGCCCATGCTCGCCTTCGCGGCCCCGTCGTGCGCCGCGAGGAACGCCGGCCACGCCGCTGCATCGCGCACCGCGAACAGCGACACGAGCGCCAGCCGCTCGGTGGGGTCGCCCGTCTTCAGCGCTTCGAGCTGGTCCTCGGTTCGTGAAACGGCCATCGCGCTCCCCTTTCGCACGTCGGCGATCGCGGCGAAAGGTCAGCGCGTGTTCCCCGGAACCTCGCGCCCATCGAGCCACGCGCCCCAAATCTCGTTCACGCGCTCCGGCGCCTCTTGCTGCACCCAGTGCGAGACCTGCGGCAGGTAGCGCAGCGTCAGGTCCTTCACGTGGCGCTCGGTGCCGTACGTGAGCTCCTTGCCGAGCGCGCTGTCTTCCTCGCCCCACACCATCAGCGTCGGCGTCTCGATGACGGGCGTCGCGACTTCGGCGCCGAAGCTGCGGCCCGCGGCGCGGTACCAGTTGATCATCGCGGTCGCGCCGCCCGGGCGGAGCGCGTTCGCGCGGTAGACGTCGATCACGTCGTCGGGAAGGCGCGACTTGTCGATCGCCATGCCCCGAAACGCCCGCTCGATCATCGCGGCGTTGCGGCGCCGCACCATGTACTCGGGCAACCACGGCAGCTGGAAGAACGCGACGTACCACGAGCGGCGGCGCTGCGTCTTGTTGTTACGGATCTGCTCGCGAAAGATCGCGGGGTGCGGGACGTTGAAGATCGCGAGCCGCTCGAGCGGCCGCGCGCGACGCATCGCGAACTCCCACGCCACGATCGCGCCCCAATCGTGCCCGGCGAGGTGCACGCTCTCTGCGCCGGACGCGTCGATCAAGTTCGCGACGTCGCTGACGAGCTCGTCGACGCGGTAGCTCGCGACGCCGCGCGGCATCGGGGAGTTGCCGTAGCCGCGCTGGTTCGGCGCCCACACGCGGTAGCCGCGCTCGGCGAGAAACTGCAGCTGGTGCCGCCACGAGAACGCGCACTCGGGAAAGCCGTGCAGGAGCAGCGCGAGCTTCTTGCTCGCGGGATCCCCGGCCGTCGCGACCTCGAAGCGCAGCGCACCGGCTTGGATCCACTCGTAGTGAAGCGTGTCGGCCATCGCAGTCTCCGTGAAGGTGTGTGTCGCTGAGCGACGCGGCGCGCCGGGCTCGCGCGTCAGCGTGCGACTCCCAATCCGTCTCGCCGCACGCTTTGCTCGCTCATGCCCGCGGCACGTCGCCGATCAGCGCCACGCGCTCCATGCGGCGGTACTCGCTGCGCGCGTCGGCGACGACGCGGTGCTGCGTACAGCGGTTGTCCCACATCGCGAGCGAGCCCGCGCGCCAGCGGAAGCGGCACTGGATGTCGGGCTCGGCGATGCGCGCGAACAACAAGCGCAGCAGCGCGTCGCTCTCGTCGCGCTTCAGGCCCACGACGTGGCGCGTGAAGCCCGAGTTCACGAACAGCGCCTTGCGCCCCGTCTCGGGGTGACGGCGCACGACGGGGTGCGTCGCCGACTCGATCGCGACGCCGCGCTCCTTCGCCGTCACGCCGTGATGCGCCGGGTCGTGATACGCCTCGAGGCCATCGAGGAAGCGCTGCAGCTTGTCCGAGAGGCCGTCGTACGCGAGGTACATGCTCGCCCACAGCGTGTCGCCGCCGGTCTCGGGCACGGCGACGGCGCGCAGGATCGAGCCCTTCGGCGGCGCGTGCTCGAACGTCACGTCGCTGTGCCAGCGGTCCGCGAGAAACGGCCGCTTCGCGTCGCTCTCGAGCACGATGATCTCGGGGTGCCCCTCGTCCTTCAGCTGCTGCAGCACGGGATGCACGTGCAGCTCGCCGAAGTTGCGCGCGAAGGCTTTGTGCTGCTCGCGCGTCAGCTCCTGATCGCGGAAGAACAGCACCTGATGGCGCAGCCAAGCCTCGTTCAGCTCTTTCGTCGTGACAGGATCGAGCGGCGCGCGCAGGTCGATGCCGCCGACCTCGGCGCCGATCGCGGCGGTGAGCGGCGTGAACGTGAGCGGCATACGCACCTCGGGGTGTCGGGCGGCGCAGCATACGCCGCGCGCCCCTTGCCGCGCGCTCTCGCGCTGGGTGACGCTCGCGCGATGGCGCTGCACGAGGACCCCGCGAGATTCGTCGACCTCGCGCGATACCCCGTGATCGAACTCGATTCCCCCGCCGGCCGCGCGCTCGTTGCCAAGTGCCGCGCGCAGCTCGCGGATGACGGCGCTTGCGAGCTGCCCGGCTTCCTGCGCCGCGACGCGCTCGCGCGCATGCAGCGCGAAGCGGGCGAGATCGCGCCGCGCGCGCACTATCAGCGCGGCGCGGCGACGCCGTACCTCGAGCTGCCCGCCGAGCACTGGCCGGCGGATCACCCGCGCAAGCGCTGGAACCCGTTTCGCGTCGGCGCCGTCGCCTACGACCTGATCCCGCGCGAGCACGCGCTGCGACAGCTCTATGAATGGGACGGGCTCACGCGCTTCCTCGCCGCCTGCCTCGGCGAAGCGAGGCTGCACTTCTACGCAGACCCGCTCGGCGCGCTCAACGTCGCGGTGATGGGCGACGGCGACGAGCTCGAGTGGCACTTCGATCAGACCGACTTCGTCGTCTCGCTCGCGCTCGTGCCCGCGGAGGAAGGCGGAGACTTCCTGTACGCGCCGCGCGTGCGCAACGACGCGGACGAGTGTTATGGCGACGTGGGCGCGGTCCTCGACGGCGCGTCGCAGCGCGTGCGCCGCGTGCCGATGGAGCCCGGCACGCTGCTGCTCTTCCAGGGGCGCCACTCGCTCCACTGCGTCTCGAAGATCCGCGGCGCGCGCGACCGGCTGGTCGCGCTGCTCAGCTACGACCGCAAGCCCGGCACCTGCGCGAGCCCTCTCTTGCAGCAGGGCCGCTACGGCCGCGTCGTTCGCCCCGAGAACGAGCGCACCACCCCCTAACAAGCAGCCAGGAGACCTCGGATGAAGTGGAAGATTGGCGACGTCACGATCACGAAGATCACCGAGGTCGAGGTCGCCGGGAAAGCGACCTGGATCCTGCCCGACCTCACCGCCGAGAACCTCGCGCGGCCCGAGCTGGAGTGGTGCAAGCCGCACTTCGCGACCGACGCCGGCGAGGTCGTCATGAGCATCCACGCGCTGCTGATCGAGTCGCAGGGCAAGCGCATCATCGTCGACACGTGCGTCGGCAACGACAAGAACCTGAACGTGCCCAACTGGAACAAGCGCCAAGGCCCATTCCTGAAGGACCTCGCCGCGGCCGGCTTCCCCGCGGACTCGATCGACACCGTGCTCTGCACGCA comes from the Deltaproteobacteria bacterium genome and includes:
- a CDS encoding TauD/TfdA family dioxygenase, whose amino-acid sequence is MPLTFTPLTAAIGAEVGGIDLRAPLDPVTTKELNEAWLRHQVLFFRDQELTREQHKAFARNFGELHVHPVLQQLKDEGHPEIIVLESDAKRPFLADRWHSDVTFEHAPPKGSILRAVAVPETGGDTLWASMYLAYDGLSDKLQRFLDGLEAYHDPAHHGVTAKERGVAIESATHPVVRRHPETGRKALFVNSGFTRHVVGLKRDESDALLRLLFARIAEPDIQCRFRWRAGSLAMWDNRCTQHRVVADARSEYRRMERVALIGDVPRA
- a CDS encoding PEP-CTERM sorting domain-containing protein (PEP-CTERM proteins occur, often in large numbers, in the proteomes of bacteria that also encode an exosortase, a predicted intramembrane cysteine proteinase. The presence of a PEP-CTERM domain at a protein's C-terminus predicts cleavage within the sorting domain, followed by covalent anchoring to some some component of the (usually Gram-negative) cell surface. Many PEP-CTERM proteins exhibit an unusual sequence composition that includes large numbers of potential glycosylation sites. Expression of one such protein has been shown restore the ability of a bacterium to form floc, a type of biofilm.) — its product is MRWLGWAALAVFTSASAALASPPAQASIPAIPEPEALALFLLGASVVGVAIRRRQP
- a CDS encoding PDZ domain-containing protein, producing the protein MRNRIAASFAFALLAAASASADPHHPGRDREGLFFERFIPTQGRLGVQLQDMTPELREFMRAPEDRGVLVVRVTEDSAAEKAGVRVGDVIVAIGGEPVRATRDVIRQVMGAEKDSELALEVVREGKPAKLAATLSGEPLVPPRAMGWMERDLPELRERLEQRMGELERRLEELEQRLKAGAADDELDT
- a CDS encoding thiolase family protein, which produces MGKQHAAVVGIAEWKPERVWSRPMFSLEACAELAALALADAGIEKREVDGLCLGAIYESPLFGPSAAAEYLGVRANFAEVVDLGGATPAGMLWRAAAAIEVGACETVLVICPSVMPPRPDGAARGKMDFPIYLGGDAWGSPQGAFEIPAGLVAAVPSYAMVAQRYMARYGLREETLAKIAADERYNAQFNPDAMFYGKPITVEDVMQSRMICDPLKLLEIVMPCFGGGALVLTTAERAKRTKHRPVFVAGFGEHLTHKSITYAPDLLDNPIHVAAERAFRMAGVARSAVDIVQPYDCFTITVLVTLENAGFCGKGEGERFVTERSLRWDGDFPLNTHGGQLGCGQPGMAGGLGHLTESVRQVQGRAGARQLKKCDVAYANGTGGMMAEQVALIFQGA
- a CDS encoding VOC family protein translates to MGVHHLAFATKDVEANHRFYTEAMGFELVKVEVAQMGKGWAKHLFYSTGSARDQMIAFWDLHDPSLGDWSADISRGQGLPPGVNHLAFSADGLDDLARRKERWLAHGCDVMEIDHDWCVSVYTNDPNGIMVEFCTLVRDFTAADRAEAEALLRDPAPTLRRDPKSIQFVRAKDWAAKRSAA
- a CDS encoding MFS transporter, with protein sequence MTAPAPAIPTQPEFSRARTNYSVALLIVVYTFAFIDRNIVNVLLQPISEEFDLTDTQLGFFGGTAFGIFYAILGVPIAWVADRVPRKRIIAAALAFWSLFTALQAVATGFISLAIARVMVGVGEAGCSPPAHSIVSDMNEPSRRARALATYAFGIPIGGALGVLIGSVVREFAGWREALLVVGLPGIVLSVIVLLTLPEPTRGYWEGGASARKQGPQESLTVVFRFLSQLPSFWHLAFAGALHAFYGYGAASFSPVFFERSHQMEPLQYGYYASAIGLTTGVLGTYLGGWLGDRYGARDVRSYPLVPGIGSVLTVPVVFAVYLAPSPELALLISLFSSVASGLYLGPTFAMTQAIVPVRMRAQAAAIMLLVLNLIGLGLGPQFVGWLSDMLKPAYGIESVRWALLSTIAVGAGWSAIHYWYASRTLGRDLEAQKAMA
- a CDS encoding OB-fold domain-containing protein; its protein translation is MGTRHDASGRPLPLVNPTTRPHFDAARERRFAMQRCPRDGFFFYPRSHCPTCLGTDWTWQTASGRGSLHSFTIDRTGMVPALAKLAPYVVAIVDLDEGPRCVARLVDCDLAKVRVGMRLEAAYEDVEGGTVVNFRPA
- a CDS encoding S8 family serine peptidase, giving the protein MTRYRSRPSLALLLALACAGAAHARAKLPAQLEQDALAAGRVRVIVQLAPAAARWQRRARQDAALARTAARASDVRRYTHFDAVALEASAAELRALAAAPEVISLTSDAALAAPTLDSTAPVIGATAVVDAGFAGTGAAIAILDTGVDRTHPFFAGRIVAEACFSANGDCPNGQTTQIGPGAGDECGFAGSCFHGTHVAGIAAGEHAIYQGVAPGAQLVSIRIFSRFTGTDCAGTGYDPCALAWPSDILVGLDHVLTLRASLPLVAANMSFGSGRFTSRSSCESANPATKAALLALAAAGVAPVAASGNDSFTAALNAPACIDAAIAVGATHDDDAIWAKSNARAQLDFLAPGVTVRSAAPGGGQSYSTGTSMATPQVSGALAVLRQAAPNAPLATLVSALQSTGRPLVDTRAGANNLVRPRIQVDAAVKSLAPAACYDALDNDADGRADYPADLGCANGLDASEEYAATGCGIGPELALALPLLAALRRRRR
- a CDS encoding alpha/beta fold hydrolase; its protein translation is MADTLHYEWIQAGALRFEVATAGDPASKKLALLLHGFPECAFSWRHQLQFLAERGYRVWAPNQRGYGNSPMPRGVASYRVDELVSDVANLIDASGAESVHLAGHDWGAIVAWEFAMRRARPLERLAIFNVPHPAIFREQIRNNKTQRRRSWYVAFFQLPWLPEYMVRRRNAAMIERAFRGMAIDKSRLPDDVIDVYRANALRPGGATAMINWYRAAGRSFGAEVATPVIETPTLMVWGEEDSALGKELTYGTERHVKDLTLRYLPQVSHWVQQEAPERVNEIWGAWLDGREVPGNTR